The following DNA comes from Kaistia sp. 32K.
CGCCGCGCTCGGGCGCGATCCGCACCGCACCCAGGCGGCCGGCGGCAACACCTCGCTGAAGCGCGACGGCATCCTCTGGGTGAAGGCCTCCGGAACCTGGCTCGCCGAGGCCGAGGATCGCGAGATCTTCCTGCCGGTGGCGCTGGAGCCACTGCTCGCCGCCGTCGCCGAAAACGACGAGCGTGCCGCCAAGGCGACCGATTTTGTCATCGCCGAGGAAAACCCGCTCGGCCTTCGCCCGTCCGTGGAGACCTCGGTTCACGCCGTCATTCCGTTCCCCGCCGTGCTGCACATCCACTGCGTCGAGACCGTCGCGCTGGTCGGCCGGCAGGATGCGAAAGCCGTGATCGCCGCCCGGCTCGAAGGGCTTGCCGGCGTCACCTGGGCCTATGTCCCCTATGTGAAGCCCGGCCTGCCGCTGGCGCGCGAGATCGACGCCGTTTCGAAGCCCGGCACCAATGTCGTCATCCTCGGCAATCACGGCCTGATCGTCGCGGCCGAGACCGTCGCCGAGGCCGGCCGCCTGATCGAGCGCGTCTCGGCGGCGCTGGCCTCGCCCGTCCGCGCCGCGCCGACGGCCGACATAGCAGCGCTCGAAGCGCTGGCCGAGGGTTCGCCCTATCGCCTGCCCGCCGATCCGGCGGCGCATGCGACCGCCACCGATCCCGAACGCCTCGCCATCGCCCGCCAGGGCACGATCTATCCCGACCACGTCGTGTTCCTCGGCAGCGGCATCGCCGTGCTCGACGCGGGCGACACGCCGGCCGCGCTCGCAGCACGATCCCCGATCGCCCCGATGCTGATCGCCGTGCCCGGCAAGGGCGTCCTCATCCACAAGGAGGTCCTGAACGGCGGCGACGCGCTCGCCCGGGCGCTCGCCGACGTCACCGGCCGCATCCCGCCCGGCACGCCGGTGAACTATTTGACCGTCGAGCAGGAACAGGAACTGGTCACCTGGGACGCCGAGATCTACCGGCGCGCGCTCGCCAGCGCCGCCAAGAGCTGACACATGTCGCAGGCCATCGCTGTCCTCGACATCGGCAAGTCGAACGCCAAGCTCGCCTTGCTCGACCGCGAGACCCGCGCCGTCCTCGACATACGGACGCGGAAGAACGCCGTGCTGCCCGGCCCGCCCTATCCGCATTTCGACGTCGACGGCATCTGGGAATGGTTCCTCGACGGCCTCGCGGACTTCTCCACGCGGGCCGAGATCCGCGTCATCGCGACGACGACGCATGGCGCTTCCATCGTCGTGCTCGGCCGTGACGATCTCGCTTTGCCGGTGCTCGACTACGAGTTCGCCGGGCCGGACGAGATCGCCGGCGAATACCGCAAGGCGCGCGGCGACTTCGCCGAGATCCTGTCGCCCGACATGCCGGGCGGCCTCAATGCCGGGCGGCAGCTCTACTGGATGTCGCGCCGCTTCCCGGAGGCGTTCGCGCAGGCCGAGGCGATCCT
Coding sequences within:
- a CDS encoding class II aldolase/adducin family protein: MSISAHDPEFVALKTLSAALGRDPHRTQAAGGNTSLKRDGILWVKASGTWLAEAEDREIFLPVALEPLLAAVAENDERAAKATDFVIAEENPLGLRPSVETSVHAVIPFPAVLHIHCVETVALVGRQDAKAVIAARLEGLAGVTWAYVPYVKPGLPLAREIDAVSKPGTNVVILGNHGLIVAAETVAEAGRLIERVSAALASPVRAAPTADIAALEALAEGSPYRLPADPAAHATATDPERLAIARQGTIYPDHVVFLGSGIAVLDAGDTPAALAARSPIAPMLIAVPGKGVLIHKEVLNGGDALARALADVTGRIPPGTPVNYLTVEQEQELVTWDAEIYRRALASAAKS